Proteins encoded within one genomic window of Pseudomonas cannabina:
- a CDS encoding AraC family transcriptional regulator produces the protein MNNDLAPHLAIALRHAPPGLTATPIPRVDICVGQGFTEKAPCLYRSMICFILQGSKRIAINENLLSYDSEHYLISALDLPLSGQILDAEGGQPYVAVSVVLNPALLAELAASMPAIHESTQKGIGITINPMSAPLRDTLLRLLSLLDTPDDIPVLAPMVERELLYRLLQGPQGRLLRQIAQPEGALSSIRRAVACIRDNYNVRLRIDALCDASGMSRASLHRHFLSMTGLSPVQYQKQLRLQEARQLLLAGEHRASDVAFAVGYESASQFSREYLRQFGASPARDVREIRQAIAASART, from the coding sequence ATGAACAATGACCTCGCGCCGCATCTCGCTATCGCCCTGCGCCATGCGCCACCGGGCCTGACCGCTACGCCAATCCCACGGGTGGATATCTGCGTCGGCCAGGGCTTTACGGAAAAGGCACCGTGCCTGTATCGCTCGATGATCTGTTTCATCCTGCAAGGGTCGAAGCGCATCGCGATCAATGAGAATCTTCTGAGCTACGACAGTGAGCATTACCTGATCAGCGCCCTGGACCTGCCTTTGAGTGGGCAGATTCTGGATGCAGAAGGCGGGCAGCCTTATGTGGCGGTCTCAGTGGTGCTGAACCCGGCCCTGTTGGCGGAGTTGGCGGCGAGCATGCCGGCGATTCACGAGAGCACACAGAAAGGCATCGGTATTACGATAAACCCGATGTCCGCGCCGCTGCGAGACACGCTGCTACGCTTATTGTCACTACTCGACACACCTGACGATATCCCGGTTCTGGCGCCCATGGTTGAACGGGAATTGCTCTATCGTCTCCTGCAGGGGCCTCAAGGACGGCTGCTGCGGCAGATTGCACAACCCGAAGGCGCGCTGAGCAGCATCCGCCGCGCCGTTGCCTGTATTCGAGACAATTACAACGTCCGGCTGCGCATCGATGCATTGTGCGATGCCAGTGGCATGAGCCGCGCCAGCCTGCATCGCCATTTTCTGTCGATGACCGGCCTTAGTCCTGTGCAGTATCAGAAACAACTCAGATTGCAGGAAGCTCGCCAGCTTTTGCTGGCTGGCGAGCATCGCGCATCTGACGTGGCATTCGCGGTCGGCTATGAAAGCGCATCACAGTTCAGCCGCGAATACCTGAGGCAATTCGGCGCATCGCCTGCCCGCGACGTGCGTGAAATACGGCAGGCGATTGCTGCTTCGGCACGGACGTAA
- a CDS encoding SDR family NAD(P)-dependent oxidoreductase — protein sequence MTQQIALITGASRGLGRNMALHLAKRGVHIIGTYRSGVAEAESLKQEIEAQGGKVSMLPLDMTDTATYPAFSNAVINTLKTDFNRERFDFLVNNAGNGLFANFVDATEEQFASLVATHLRGPVFLTQKLLPLMQDGGRILNVSSGFVRFTLPGYSLYAAVKAALEVLTRYMAVELGSRHIRVNAIAPGAIATDFGGGAVRDNKDVNAYVAQGIALGRVGLPDDIGGAVAAILSDDMAWANGTTFDISGGQLL from the coding sequence ATGACCCAGCAAATCGCACTTATCACCGGCGCCAGCCGTGGCCTCGGCCGCAACATGGCCCTTCATCTCGCCAAACGCGGTGTACACATCATCGGTACTTATCGCAGCGGCGTGGCCGAGGCCGAATCGCTGAAGCAGGAAATCGAGGCGCAAGGCGGCAAGGTGTCGATGCTGCCGCTCGACATGACCGATACCGCCACTTATCCAGCGTTTTCAAACGCAGTAATCAACACGCTGAAAACCGACTTCAACCGCGAGCGTTTCGACTTTCTCGTCAACAACGCCGGCAATGGTCTCTTCGCAAACTTCGTCGACGCAACCGAAGAACAGTTTGCCTCACTGGTCGCCACGCACCTTCGCGGCCCGGTTTTCCTCACGCAAAAACTGTTGCCGCTCATGCAAGACGGCGGCCGTATCCTCAATGTTTCCTCCGGTTTCGTGCGCTTCACCCTGCCCGGCTACAGCCTCTATGCGGCGGTCAAAGCCGCGCTCGAAGTGCTGACCCGTTACATGGCCGTAGAACTCGGCTCGCGCCATATTCGGGTGAATGCGATTGCCCCGGGCGCCATCGCAACCGATTTTGGCGGCGGTGCAGTGCGCGACAATAAAGACGTGAACGCCTATGTGGCACAAGGCATCGCGTTGGGCCGTGTCGGTCTGCCGGATGATATAGGCGGCGCGGTTGCGGCCATTCTGTCCGATGACATGGCCTGGGCTAACGGCACCACGTTCGACATTTCCGGCGGGCAATTGCTCTAA
- a CDS encoding TetR/AcrR family transcriptional regulator: MKKPAHDMRQHIIDVARSLMTNKGYTAVGLAEVLSTAGVPKGSFYYYFKSKEEFGQALLEEYFSEYLGRVDALMARPGTGAERLLAYFMYWSETQGTDLPEGKCLVVKLGAEVCDLSEDMRRVLGVGTAQIIKRITACVEMGASDGSIHPEDDHQGFAESLYQLWLGASLLVKVNKSTESFDKALNMTKRLLK, encoded by the coding sequence ATGAAGAAACCAGCCCACGACATGCGCCAGCACATCATCGATGTTGCCAGGTCGCTGATGACGAACAAAGGGTACACCGCTGTCGGTCTCGCAGAAGTATTGAGCACCGCGGGCGTACCCAAAGGTTCGTTCTACTATTATTTCAAATCGAAGGAAGAATTTGGTCAGGCGCTGCTGGAAGAGTATTTTTCCGAGTACCTGGGCCGGGTTGACGCTCTTATGGCACGCCCCGGTACAGGTGCGGAGCGATTACTGGCCTATTTCATGTACTGGTCAGAAACCCAAGGCACCGACCTTCCCGAAGGTAAGTGCCTGGTCGTCAAACTGGGTGCTGAAGTGTGCGATCTGTCAGAGGACATGCGTCGCGTGCTGGGAGTCGGCACTGCACAAATCATCAAGCGCATCACCGCATGTGTAGAAATGGGTGCATCCGACGGCAGCATTCATCCCGAAGACGATCATCAGGGTTTCGCAGAATCGCTTTATCAACTCTGGCTTGGCGCCTCCCTGCTGGTAAAGGTCAACAAGTCCACCGAGTCCTTCGATAAAGCTCTGAACATGACCAAGCGCCTGCTCAAGTAG